The proteins below are encoded in one region of Sedimentibacter sp. zth1:
- the buk gene encoding butyrate kinase, translating into MQKLRQLIINPGSTSTKIAVFEDEKVLFEKTLRHTTEELVGFERVSDQYEFRMNIILDALKENGIELSSLSAIVGRGGLLKPIEGGTYNINDLMYEDLKVGVSGEHASNLGGMIAYSIANAQNIPSFIVDPVVVDEFDDIARISGHPLFDRKSIFHALNQKAVARRAASELSKKYEELNLIVVHLGGGVSVGAHKMGRVVDVNNALDGDGPFSPERSGSLPIGAVVKACFSGKYTQQEIAKMIKGNGGLNAYLNTNDAKSVSEMAESGDKKAKLVYDAMAYQVAKSIGECAVVLDGNVDGIVITGGIAYSKPFVEYISNKVKFISKIFVYPGEDELLALAQGGIRVLRGEEKAKVYK; encoded by the coding sequence ATGCAAAAATTAAGACAGTTAATTATTAACCCTGGTTCAACTTCTACAAAAATAGCTGTTTTTGAAGATGAAAAGGTGTTATTTGAAAAAACATTAAGACATACAACTGAGGAACTTGTTGGTTTTGAACGTGTTTCAGACCAATATGAGTTTAGAATGAACATTATTTTAGATGCACTTAAGGAAAATGGTATAGAATTATCTTCACTATCAGCAATTGTTGGTCGAGGCGGATTGTTAAAACCAATTGAGGGTGGAACATATAATATCAATGATTTAATGTATGAAGATTTGAAAGTTGGAGTATCTGGAGAACATGCATCAAACTTAGGTGGTATGATTGCTTATTCTATTGCTAATGCTCAAAACATTCCTTCATTCATAGTAGACCCAGTTGTTGTTGATGAATTTGATGACATTGCAAGAATTAGTGGACATCCTTTATTTGATAGAAAAAGTATTTTCCATGCATTGAATCAAAAAGCAGTTGCAAGACGTGCAGCAAGTGAATTAAGCAAAAAATACGAAGAATTAAACTTAATAGTAGTACATCTAGGGGGCGGAGTTTCAGTTGGAGCTCATAAGATGGGTAGAGTTGTTGATGTAAACAATGCATTAGATGGTGATGGTCCATTTTCACCTGAAAGATCAGGTTCTCTTCCAATTGGTGCAGTAGTGAAAGCATGTTTTAGCGGAAAATATACTCAACAAGAAATAGCAAAAATGATTAAAGGCAATGGTGGGCTTAATGCTTATCTAAATACTAATGATGCTAAGAGTGTAAGCGAAATGGCAGAGTCAGGAGACAAAAAAGCTAAACTTGTATATGATGCAATGGCTTACCAAGTAGCTAAATCAATTGGAGAATGTGCAGTAGTATTAGATGGCAATGTAGATGGAATAGTTATAACTGGTGGAATTGCATATTCAAAACCATTTGTTGAATATATTTCAAATAAAGTGAAATTTATTTCTAAGATATTTGTTTATCCTGGCGAGGATGAATTATTAGCTTTGGCACAAGGTGGTATAAGAGTTCTTAGAGGTGAAGAAAAGGCTAAAGTGTATAAATAA
- a CDS encoding ATP-binding protein, whose translation MTNSRLTIVTGHYGSGKTEFCVNLAKKLKETNEKVSIADLDIVNTYFRTRDKKEFLEGYGVHVCESSIKSTALDLPAISAEVMGIIQNEKITSVLDIGGDPVGARVLARFTPLIQKHQYDLLFVINANRPETQTLEDTLNYLRAIEITSNLKVTGIVNSTHLLKDTTVEDVIRGHKLSKELSKATNIPIKYDVAIESVANRVEDEEIKKTIFPIKMYMREDWMS comes from the coding sequence TTGACAAATAGTAGATTAACAATAGTAACAGGTCATTATGGTAGTGGAAAGACTGAATTTTGTGTAAACTTAGCCAAAAAACTAAAAGAAACTAATGAAAAAGTTAGTATTGCAGATTTGGACATAGTAAATACTTATTTTAGAACAAGAGATAAGAAGGAATTCTTGGAGGGTTATGGAGTGCATGTTTGTGAGAGTAGTATTAAAAGCACAGCACTTGATTTACCGGCAATCTCTGCTGAAGTAATGGGTATTATACAAAATGAAAAAATAACTTCTGTACTTGATATTGGTGGTGACCCAGTTGGAGCAAGGGTTTTAGCAAGGTTTACTCCATTGATTCAGAAACATCAATATGATTTGTTGTTTGTAATAAATGCAAATAGACCAGAGACACAAACATTAGAAGATACGTTGAACTACCTTAGAGCAATTGAGATAACATCAAACTTAAAAGTAACTGGTATAGTAAACAGTACACATTTATTGAAAGATACAACTGTAGAAGATGTTATTAGAGGACATAAACTTTCAAAAGAGTTGTCAAAGGCTACCAATATTCCAATAAAATATGATGTGGCAATTGAATCAGTTGCTAACCGAGTAGAAGACGAAGAAATTAAAAAAACAATATTCCCTATAAAAATGTACATGAGGGAAGATTGGATGAGTTAA
- a CDS encoding ferredoxin family protein: MAKGKVTFNEDICKGCELCVMACPKNLISMNTEKINKKGYNAAYIANPEECIGCGNCAVMCPDSVITVERI, translated from the coding sequence ATGGCTAAAGGTAAAGTAACATTTAATGAGGACATTTGCAAAGGCTGTGAACTATGTGTTATGGCATGTCCTAAAAATCTAATCAGTATGAATACTGAAAAAATTAATAAAAAAGGATACAATGCTGCTTATATAGCAAATCCTGAAGAATGTATCGGATGCGGAAATTGTGCAGTAATGTGTCCAGATTCAGTAATAACAGTAGAAAGAATATAA
- a CDS encoding 3-methyl-2-oxobutanoate dehydrogenase subunit VorB: protein MAKVLMKGNEAIGAAAIKAGCKYFFGYPITPQSELPEYMSSELPKVGGCFLQAESEVAAINMVYGAAGAGVRVMTSTSSPGMALKQEGITYAAGAELPCVIVNVMRGGPGLGGIQPSQSDYFQATRGGGNGDYRTIVFAPSSIQETVDYVMESFVKADQYRIPVVVLADGMIGQMMEAVEFKEPKKVELEPKTWATTGTKGQRKPNIVNSLFLDPQELEDHNWKLDRRYKEIEKNEVLVETVDIEDADVVCVAYGTTSRIVKNAIADCKAKGLKVGLIRPITLWPFPMEVFKQINPNCKGILTVEMSTGQMIDDVKIANEGRLPVYFNGRVGGMIPTPASISADIEKIAGGIK, encoded by the coding sequence ATGGCTAAAGTATTAATGAAAGGTAATGAGGCTATAGGAGCAGCTGCTATAAAAGCTGGTTGTAAATATTTCTTTGGATATCCTATAACTCCACAAAGTGAATTACCTGAGTATATGTCAAGTGAATTACCAAAAGTAGGTGGATGTTTTTTACAAGCTGAAAGTGAAGTTGCAGCTATAAATATGGTATATGGAGCTGCAGGTGCTGGTGTTAGAGTTATGACTAGTACATCAAGTCCAGGAATGGCTTTGAAACAAGAAGGTATTACATATGCAGCTGGTGCTGAACTTCCATGTGTAATTGTTAACGTTATGAGAGGTGGACCAGGTCTTGGTGGTATTCAACCTAGTCAATCAGACTATTTCCAAGCTACTCGTGGTGGCGGAAATGGAGACTATAGAACTATTGTATTTGCACCATCAAGTATTCAAGAAACTGTTGATTACGTTATGGAATCTTTTGTAAAAGCTGATCAATATAGAATTCCAGTTGTAGTTTTAGCTGATGGTATGATTGGTCAAATGATGGAAGCTGTTGAGTTTAAAGAACCTAAGAAAGTAGAATTAGAACCAAAAACTTGGGCTACTACTGGTACAAAAGGACAAAGAAAACCTAATATAGTTAACTCATTATTCTTAGATCCTCAAGAACTTGAAGATCATAACTGGAAATTAGATAGAAGATATAAAGAAATTGAAAAAAATGAAGTTTTAGTAGAAACTGTAGATATTGAAGATGCAGATGTTGTATGCGTTGCATATGGTACTACTTCAAGAATCGTTAAAAATGCTATTGCAGATTGTAAAGCAAAAGGATTAAAAGTTGGCTTGATTAGACCTATAACATTATGGCCTTTCCCAATGGAAGTATTTAAACAAATTAATCCAAATTGTAAGGGTATACTTACTGTTGAAATGAGTACTGGACAGATGATTGATGATGTTAAAATAGCTAACGAAGGAAGATTACCAGTATATTTTAATGGTAGAGTTGGTGGAATGATTCCTACACCAGCAAGTATATCTGCAGATATAGAAAAAATAGCTGGAGGTATAAAATAA
- a CDS encoding thiamine pyrophosphate-dependent enzyme: MTIVYEKSKGLTDAQTHYCPGCTHGIIHKLVAEVLVELGVLNEAIGVAPVGCSVLAYNYFNCDMQEAAHGRAPAVATGIKRVRPENTVFTYQGDGDLASIGTAEVVHSAHRGEKITTIFVNNAIYGMTGGQMAPTTLIGQKATTAPLGRTIEHSGKPLKISEMLATIDGAKFVERVAVNNPANIRKAKKAIKRAFECQIQGKGFAIVEVLSTCPTNWGKTPVDALKWLEDNMMPYYPLGNFRDFEEDK, translated from the coding sequence ATGACAATTGTTTATGAAAAATCAAAAGGTTTGACAGATGCACAAACTCACTACTGCCCGGGATGTACTCATGGTATAATCCACAAATTAGTTGCAGAAGTATTAGTTGAATTAGGAGTATTAAATGAAGCTATAGGTGTTGCTCCTGTTGGATGTTCAGTTTTAGCATATAATTATTTTAATTGTGATATGCAAGAAGCTGCTCATGGTAGAGCTCCTGCAGTTGCAACAGGTATCAAAAGAGTAAGACCAGAAAATACAGTATTTACTTATCAAGGTGATGGTGACTTAGCATCTATAGGAACTGCTGAAGTTGTACACTCAGCTCATAGAGGAGAAAAAATCACAACAATATTCGTTAATAATGCTATATATGGTATGACAGGTGGACAAATGGCTCCTACTACATTGATAGGACAAAAGGCTACAACAGCACCACTTGGTAGAACAATAGAGCACAGTGGTAAACCATTAAAAATATCTGAAATGCTAGCAACAATAGATGGGGCTAAATTTGTTGAAAGAGTTGCAGTTAACAATCCAGCTAACATTAGAAAAGCTAAAAAAGCTATAAAAAGAGCTTTTGAATGTCAAATTCAAGGCAAAGGATTTGCTATAGTAGAAGTATTATCTACATGTCCTACAAACTGGGGCAAAACACCAGTAGATGCATTAAAATGGTTAGAAGATAATATGATGCCTTACTATCCTTTAGGAAATTTCAGAGACTTTGAGGAGGATAAATAA
- a CDS encoding 2-oxoacid:acceptor oxidoreductase family protein translates to MNEKVIMAGFGGQGIMAIGKILAYAGMLENKEVSWLPSYGPEMRGGTANCATIVSDTPVGSPVITNDATSAIIMNLPSLDKFENDVVPGGKIIINSSLIDQKATRTDVDVYYVNANEIARDLGNAKAANMVMLGAYLELFKPVKMDTVLKAFLKVFGENKAKFLPLNEKALLKGGEAVRK, encoded by the coding sequence ATGAATGAAAAAGTTATAATGGCAGGATTTGGTGGTCAAGGTATAATGGCTATAGGTAAAATACTTGCTTATGCTGGAATGCTTGAAAATAAAGAAGTTTCATGGTTACCATCATATGGTCCTGAAATGAGAGGTGGTACTGCTAACTGCGCAACTATCGTATCTGATACACCAGTAGGATCACCAGTTATCACAAATGATGCTACATCAGCAATAATAATGAATTTACCTTCATTAGATAAGTTTGAAAATGATGTTGTGCCAGGTGGTAAAATAATTATTAACAGTTCTTTAATAGATCAAAAAGCAACTAGAACTGATGTTGATGTATACTATGTAAATGCTAATGAAATAGCACGTGATCTAGGAAACGCTAAAGCAGCAAATATGGTTATGCTTGGTGCATATTTAGAGTTATTTAAACCTGTTAAGATGGATACAGTATTAAAAGCATTCTTAAAAGTTTTTGGTGAAAATAAAGCTAAATTTCTTCCATTAAATGAAAAAGCTTTATTAAAAGGTGGAGAAGCTGTTAGAAAATAG
- a CDS encoding cation:proton antiporter, producing MNTILALGIISITSIIVAKLINKLKLPAVTGYLLAGLLIGPYVLNIISETNVKDLSFISDFALGLIAFHVGKGFQIKQIKKLAKSVITITFLQAFITVIVVFVTLLAFTKDMPFSLVIAAISAATAPAATIMVIKEYRARGTLTDTLISVVAMDDLVCIILFSIANAIAEIALSGSITIVKAIASPLIEIIGSFLVGGIAGLLINFAVNRKSKQESIILIPMSIILLSIGISIKFELSSLLTCVTAGAMIANLSPIEAKIFDTAEDLSTHIYLLFFTFSGMSLDLNVIKGLGFIGIIYIIARTLGKISGAYIGTLVTKAESKIKKNLGFGLLPQAGVAIGLAAIAATKFPTMGNKILNLIMASVFVYEFVGPVLTKYILIKSGEAQEH from the coding sequence ATGAACACAATACTTGCATTAGGAATTATCTCAATCACTAGTATTATAGTAGCTAAACTAATAAACAAACTAAAATTACCAGCGGTTACAGGATATCTTTTAGCGGGGCTACTAATAGGTCCATATGTATTAAACATTATTTCAGAAACAAATGTTAAAGATTTAAGTTTTATAAGTGATTTTGCTTTAGGACTAATTGCATTTCACGTAGGAAAAGGTTTTCAAATAAAGCAAATAAAGAAATTAGCTAAAAGTGTTATAACAATAACATTTTTACAAGCATTTATAACGGTTATAGTTGTTTTTGTTACACTGTTAGCATTTACTAAGGACATGCCTTTTAGTTTAGTTATTGCAGCAATATCTGCAGCAACTGCTCCAGCTGCAACTATAATGGTTATCAAAGAATATCGAGCAAGAGGAACTTTAACAGACACTCTTATCTCAGTTGTTGCAATGGATGATTTAGTATGTATCATATTATTTAGTATTGCAAATGCAATTGCAGAAATAGCACTATCAGGTTCTATAACAATTGTAAAAGCTATTGCATCACCACTGATTGAAATTATTGGTTCATTCCTTGTTGGAGGTATTGCTGGATTATTAATAAACTTTGCTGTAAATAGAAAATCAAAACAAGAGTCAATAATATTGATACCGATGAGTATTATACTATTATCAATTGGTATATCTATTAAATTTGAATTGTCATCATTATTAACTTGTGTTACTGCAGGAGCTATGATTGCTAATTTATCTCCTATTGAAGCTAAAATATTTGATACTGCTGAAGACTTGTCTACACACATTTACTTGTTATTCTTCACATTCTCAGGTATGAGCTTAGACTTAAATGTTATAAAAGGATTAGGATTCATTGGAATTATATATATAATTGCTAGAACTTTGGGTAAAATTTCAGGAGCATATATTGGTACACTTGTCACAAAAGCTGAATCTAAGATCAAAAAGAACTTAGGATTTGGACTATTACCTCAGGCAGGTGTTGCTATAGGTCTTGCTGCAATAGCAGCAACGAAATTTCCAACTATGGGCAATAAAATATTAAACTTGATTATGGCTTCCGTTTTTGTTTACGAATTCGTAGGACCTGTTTTAACTAAATATATACTAATTAAATCTGGAGAAGCACAAGAGCATTAA
- a CDS encoding DUF1846 domain-containing protein, whose protein sequence is MKIGFDHEKYLQEQSKYILERVNNYQKLYLEFGGKLISDLHAKRVLPGFDEDAKIKLLQKLKDKVEIIICVYAGDIERNKIRGDLGITYDLEVLRTIDNFKFYGLEVNSVVITRYDEQPSATIFMNKLGRRGIKVYTHTSTKGYPTDVDTIVSDEGYGKNPYIETKKPIVVVTAPGPGNGKLSTCLNQLYHEYKRGNMAGYSKFETFPVWNIPLKHPLNVAYEAATVDLKDVNMIDSFHLDAYNEITINYNRDIESFPVLKRIIEKITGEESVYKSPTDMGVNRVGFGIIDDEIIKEASLQEIIRRYFKTACEYKKGYIDFEVLQRIQLIMNEMKLKEEDRVVVMPAREYARQIEEKSDNTEICPVAAIELENGTIITGKGSSLMCSTAAVILNAIKYYAKIDDSIHLISPVILEPILKLKRDTLKIRNSALNCQEVLTALSICAVTNQIAELTLKMLEKLNGCIAHSTTIIENNDEQTLRRLGIDITCDPIYSTDNLYYN, encoded by the coding sequence ATGAAAATTGGATTTGATCATGAAAAGTATTTACAAGAACAATCAAAATATATACTAGAAAGGGTAAATAATTATCAAAAGCTTTATTTAGAATTTGGGGGTAAATTAATTAGTGATTTACATGCAAAGAGAGTTCTTCCTGGTTTCGATGAAGATGCAAAAATTAAATTGTTGCAAAAATTAAAGGATAAGGTTGAAATTATTATTTGTGTGTATGCAGGTGATATTGAAAGAAACAAAATAAGAGGCGATTTAGGTATTACTTATGATTTAGAAGTGCTTAGAACTATAGATAATTTCAAATTTTACGGGTTAGAAGTTAATAGTGTAGTTATCACTAGATATGACGAGCAACCTTCAGCTACTATATTTATGAATAAGCTTGGTCGTAGAGGAATTAAGGTTTATACTCATACTTCCACAAAAGGATATCCTACAGATGTTGATACTATAGTAAGTGATGAAGGATATGGCAAAAATCCATACATAGAGACTAAAAAGCCAATAGTTGTTGTAACAGCTCCAGGACCTGGAAATGGTAAATTATCAACTTGCTTAAATCAATTGTATCATGAATATAAAAGAGGTAATATGGCAGGGTATTCTAAATTTGAAACATTCCCCGTTTGGAATATACCGTTAAAGCATCCATTAAACGTTGCTTATGAAGCAGCTACTGTTGATTTAAAAGATGTAAACATGATAGATTCTTTTCATTTAGATGCGTACAATGAAATAACAATAAACTATAATAGAGATATTGAATCTTTCCCTGTCCTAAAAAGAATAATAGAAAAAATAACAGGTGAAGAGTCTGTATATAAGTCTCCAACTGATATGGGTGTTAATAGAGTTGGATTTGGAATAATAGACGATGAAATTATAAAAGAAGCTTCTTTACAAGAAATCATAAGAAGGTATTTTAAAACTGCATGTGAATATAAAAAAGGATATATAGATTTTGAAGTGCTTCAAAGAATTCAATTAATTATGAATGAAATGAAGTTAAAGGAAGAAGACAGGGTAGTAGTAATGCCTGCTAGAGAATATGCAAGACAGATTGAAGAAAAATCTGATAATACAGAGATTTGTCCAGTTGCAGCTATTGAATTGGAAAATGGTACTATAATAACAGGTAAAGGCTCGAGTTTAATGTGTTCAACTGCCGCAGTAATATTGAATGCAATAAAGTATTATGCAAAAATAGATGATTCAATACATTTAATTTCACCTGTAATTTTAGAGCCAATTCTTAAACTAAAAAGAGACACATTAAAAATAAGGAATTCAGCATTGAATTGCCAAGAGGTGCTTACAGCTTTAAGTATATGTGCAGTAACAAACCAAATTGCTGAATTAACTTTAAAAATGTTAGAAAAACTTAATGGATGCATTGCACATTCAACTACAATAATAGAAAATAATGATGAGCAAACTTTGAGAAGACTTGGTATAGATATAACATGCGATCCAATATATTCTACTGATAATTTATATTATAATTAA
- a CDS encoding methylglyoxal synthase has protein sequence MVELKPIGIKKNIALIAHDNLKDTMVNWCIKNKHILEKHMLCGTGTTAKRINQETGLNVYGYNSGPLGGDQQVGCRIAEGLIDMVIFFSDPLSAHPHDPDVKALLRLAQVFDIPMANSEATADFLITSPYMETEYTRNIMNIKL, from the coding sequence ATGGTAGAATTGAAACCTATTGGTATTAAGAAAAATATAGCCTTGATAGCACATGATAACCTAAAGGATACTATGGTTAATTGGTGCATAAAAAATAAACATATACTTGAAAAACATATGCTTTGTGGAACTGGAACGACAGCAAAGCGTATAAATCAAGAAACAGGACTAAATGTTTATGGATACAATAGCGGCCCACTTGGAGGGGATCAGCAAGTAGGTTGCAGAATAGCAGAAGGATTGATTGATATGGTTATATTTTTTTCAGATCCATTGTCTGCACATCCACATGACCCTGATGTTAAAGCTCTATTAAGACTTGCACAAGTTTTTGATATACCTATGGCAAACAGTGAAGCAACAGCAGATTTTCTAATAACATCACCTTATATGGAAACAGAGTATACAAGAAATATTATGAATATAAAACTATAA
- a CDS encoding DRTGG domain-containing protein, protein MKVTEFIKVLNAECVTRLITDDKNYNFAFASDLMSDVLALADSSTVLITGLNNPQVIRTAEMMDISLIILVRGKIPSKETIELATEANITILTTHSIMFETCGILYKSGLRPI, encoded by the coding sequence ATGAAAGTTACAGAATTTATAAAGGTACTAAATGCTGAATGTGTTACAAGGCTAATAACCGATGATAAAAATTATAATTTTGCATTTGCAAGTGATTTAATGAGCGATGTTTTAGCACTTGCTGATAGTTCAACAGTATTGATAACTGGGCTGAACAATCCACAGGTTATTAGAACGGCTGAAATGATGGATATTTCTCTAATAATATTAGTTAGAGGGAAAATACCAAGTAAAGAAACAATTGAGCTTGCTACAGAAGCTAATATAACTATATTAACAACACATTCAATTATGTTTGAAACATGTGGAATATTATATAAGTCCGGATTAAGGCCAATTTAG
- a CDS encoding ATP-binding protein, with protein sequence MDKENFLKRYSCDVVANNFSNAGKGSSDIKKNLKLLNIDPAIIRRIAIVSYEAEINLVIHSLGGKLHCDIYEHKIIIISEDIGPGIPNVELAMTEGYSTASSSVREFGFGAGMGLPNMKKWSDDFNITTKKTGTEISMTINI encoded by the coding sequence ATGGACAAAGAGAATTTCCTAAAAAGATATAGTTGTGATGTTGTCGCGAATAATTTTAGTAATGCTGGTAAAGGTTCTAGTGATATTAAAAAGAACTTAAAATTGCTAAATATTGACCCTGCTATCATAAGAAGAATTGCTATTGTTTCATATGAGGCAGAGATAAATTTGGTAATACACTCTTTAGGTGGAAAATTACACTGTGATATATATGAACATAAGATAATAATTATATCGGAAGATATTGGACCTGGTATTCCCAATGTTGAACTTGCAATGACAGAAGGATATTCTACAGCTTCAAGTAGTGTTAGAGAATTTGGATTTGGAGCAGGTATGGGGTTGCCTAATATGAAGAAATGGTCAGATGATTTTAACATAACAACAAAAAAAACTGGTACAGAAATTTCTATGACAATTAATATATAG
- a CDS encoding [Fe-Fe] hydrogenase large subunit C-terminal domain-containing protein — MDFSILLDSDKCRGCTNCMKKCPTQAIRIKNEKAVIDKNKCIYCGECIKACPYNAYSPYEVNKNDFVETKFSIAIPSTALYGQFPKGTEICNIQNSILKLGFDYVYDESYAAELTSKAIARKISESEGVKPIISTNCPAIVRLIKIRYLSLLDNLITVESPMEIAARLAKHNAHENFDVCSEDIKIYYISPCPAEMLSITNPIGTKKSSIDSVIPLNSIYGDIYREVCKNTKLCNSTPSIKGIKWAIAGGQSETINVSSYISVYGIENIIDILEEIENGKLHDIDYVELSVCTEGCVGGIFNVENPFIAKRNIDYIIKNTKETFNAGISDEVFNDLYEKNFFDIEIIKEDTNKRKLTLAEAVERMERIEQITALLPGLDCGSCGSPTCRAYAEDICDGHADLYGCILLKANKKRLNSEEL, encoded by the coding sequence ATGGATTTTTCAATTCTACTAGATTCAGATAAGTGTAGAGGCTGTACTAATTGTATGAAGAAATGTCCTACACAAGCAATTAGGATTAAAAATGAAAAAGCAGTTATTGATAAAAACAAATGCATATATTGTGGTGAATGTATAAAAGCATGCCCATATAATGCATATTCTCCATATGAGGTTAACAAAAATGATTTTGTAGAAACAAAGTTTTCGATTGCTATTCCATCTACAGCTTTGTATGGTCAATTTCCTAAAGGAACAGAAATATGTAATATTCAAAATTCAATTTTAAAATTAGGATTTGATTATGTATATGATGAAAGTTATGCTGCTGAGTTAACATCAAAAGCTATAGCAAGAAAAATATCTGAAAGTGAAGGTGTTAAGCCAATTATATCAACTAATTGTCCAGCAATTGTTAGGCTAATAAAGATTAGATATTTATCTTTATTAGATAATCTTATAACTGTAGAATCACCAATGGAGATAGCAGCAAGACTTGCAAAACATAATGCACATGAAAATTTTGATGTATGCTCTGAAGATATTAAAATTTATTACATTTCTCCATGCCCTGCGGAAATGCTTAGTATTACAAATCCTATTGGGACGAAAAAATCTAGTATAGATAGTGTTATTCCGTTAAATTCAATATATGGAGATATATATAGAGAAGTATGTAAAAATACAAAACTATGCAATTCAACACCATCTATAAAGGGTATAAAGTGGGCTATTGCAGGTGGTCAAAGCGAGACAATTAATGTATCATCATATATTTCTGTTTATGGTATAGAAAATATAATTGATATACTTGAAGAAATTGAGAACGGTAAGTTGCACGATATAGATTATGTTGAGCTATCAGTGTGTACAGAAGGCTGTGTAGGTGGTATTTTCAATGTAGAAAATCCATTTATTGCGAAAAGAAATATTGATTATATAATAAAAAATACCAAAGAAACATTCAATGCAGGTATATCAGACGAAGTATTTAATGATTTGTATGAAAAGAATTTTTTTGATATTGAAATTATAAAAGAAGATACAAATAAAAGAAAATTAACCTTGGCTGAAGCAGTAGAAAGAATGGAAAGAATAGAACAAATAACTGCTCTTTTGCCAGGCTTAGATTGTGGTTCATGTGGTTCGCCTACTTGCAGAGCATATGCTGAGGATATTTGTGATGGACATGCAGATTTATATGGTTGCATTTTATTAAAAGCTAATAAAAAAAGATTAAATTCGGAGGAATTATGA
- a CDS encoding DRTGG domain-containing protein: MKILELSKILNCEIIVGTSETKDIDIKNVYIGDLLSIVMSKAQAGCVWITIQTHLNIVAVAELIEMSCIIVAENMEIEGSTILKAEKLNIPILKSKQTSFELACLINNIK, encoded by the coding sequence ATGAAAATATTAGAATTATCTAAGATTTTAAACTGCGAAATTATTGTTGGCACAAGTGAAACTAAGGATATAGATATAAAAAATGTATATATTGGAGATTTATTAAGTATAGTCATGTCAAAAGCACAAGCTGGTTGTGTTTGGATAACAATTCAGACACACTTAAATATTGTAGCTGTTGCTGAATTGATTGAAATGTCATGCATAATAGTAGCGGAAAATATGGAGATTGAAGGAAGCACAATATTAAAAGCAGAGAAACTTAATATTCCAATATTAAAAAGTAAACAAACTTCTTTTGAACTTGCATGCTTAATTAATAATATTAAATGA